A stretch of the Notamacropus eugenii isolate mMacEug1 chromosome 2, mMacEug1.pri_v2, whole genome shotgun sequence genome encodes the following:
- the DUSP8 gene encoding dual specificity protein phosphatase 8 isoform X1, whose product MVSGAQEPSGPGQLLMAPSCPSLQVWHHAQPSWPLATPRPRPSSSMAGDRLPRKVMDAKKLASLLRRGAGGPLVIDSRSFVEYNSGHVLSSVNICCSKLVKRRLQQDKVSITELIQPASRLKVEAEERQDVVVYDQSTRDASVLAADSFLSILLSKLDSCFHSVSILTGGFATFSSCFPGLCEGKPAASLPMSLSQPCLPVASVALTRILPHLYLGSQKDVLNQDLMTRNGISYVLNASNSCPKPDFICESRFMRIPVNDSYCEKLLPWLDKSIEFIDKAKLSSCQVIVHCLAGISRSATIAIAYIMKTMGMSSDDAYRFVKDRRPSISPNFNFLGQLLEYERSLKLLNALKAEGEPAAPGPAEPPPPPAQPPQPPPSTSEPGGEGGSLAPSTKPLCASALQQGLRGLHLSSERIQDTNRLKRSFSLDIKSAYAPSRRPDVPGPPDPGEAPKFCKLDSPSGVTPSPDSPDRPGLGADVPLEVKPRLRRKHRHSATSPGHSLSLNFGAAPKSGPASGGGEDSRLGLSVHGLPGPGPGGWALPLDSPGTPSPEGPWYLNPEGAGGSGAPPALFPAASFGRAGLQGNGSVDLRLRDKPRAESRDGRHSWHEDPGPEKAFKRRSCQMEFEEGMVEGRAREDLGNISKQASFSGSMEIIEVS is encoded by the exons ATGGTGAGCGGAGCCCAGGAGCCCAGTGGGCCTGGCCAGCTGCTGATGGCTCCCTCTTGTCCCTCTCTGCAGGTCTGGCACCATGCGCAGCCATCCTGGCCTCTAGCCACCCCTCGCCCACGCCCCAGCAGCAGCATGGCTGGGGACCGGCTTCCTCGGAAAGTCATGGATGCCAAGAAGCTGGCTAGCCTTCTGCGCAGGGGAGCCGGGGGGCCCCTGGTCATAGATAGCCGCTCCTTTGTGGAGTACAACAGCGGGCATGTGCTCAGCTCGGTCAACATCTGCTGCTCCAAGCTGGTAAAGAGAAGACTACAGCAAGATAAGGTGTCCATCACAGAGCTCATCCAGCCAGCGTCCAGGCTGAAG gtgGAAGCTGAGGAGAGGCAGGATGTGGTAGTGTATGACCAGAGCACTCGTGATGCCAGCGTCCTGGCCGCTGACAGCTTCCTCTCCATCCTGCTCAGTAAGCTGGACAGCTGCTTCCACAGCGTCTCCATCCTCACAG GAGGCTTTGCCACCTTCTCCTCTTGCTTCCCCGGCCTCTGCGAAGGGAAACCAGCTGCCAGCCTGCCCATGAGCCTCTCCCAGCCCTGCCTGCCTGTGGCCAGTGTGGCTCTGACTCGCATTCTCCCTCACCTTTACCTGGGCTCCCAGAAGGATGTCCTTAACCAG GACCTGATGACCCGCAATGGGATAAGCTATGTCCTGAATGCAAGTAACTCCTGCCCGAAACCAGACTTCATCTGCGAGAGCCGCTTCATGCGCATTCCTGTGAATGACAGTTACTGCGAAAAGCTGCTGCCTTGGCTGGACAAGTCCATTGAGTTCATAG ACAAGGCCAAGCTGTCCAGCTGCCAAGTGATTGTACACTGTCTGGCCGGCATCTCCCGCTCAGCCACCATTGCCATTGCATACATCATGAAGACCATGGGCATGTCCTCGGATGACGCCTACAG GTTTGTGAAGGACCGGCGCCCATCTATCTCCCCCAACTTCAACTTCCTGGGCCAGCTGCTGGAGTATGAGCGCAGCCTGAAACTGCTGAATGCCCTAAAGGCCGAGGGGGAGCCTGCAGCCCCGGGGCCGGCTGAGCCCCCACCTCCTCCAGCCCAACCTCCTCAGCCACCACCATCTACCTCAGAGCCCGGAGGGGAGGGCGGCTCCCTGGCACCCTCCACCAAGCCACTGTGTGCCAGCGCTCTCCAGCAGGGCCTCCGTGGGCTCCACCTGTCCTCTGAGCGCATCCAGGACACCAACCGCCTCAAGCGCTCCTTCTCCCTGGACATAAAGTCAGCTTATGCCCCCAGCAGGCGACCTGATGTCCCAGGGCCCCCCGATCCTGGGGAGGCTCCCAAATTCTGCAAGCTAGACAGCCCCTCCGGAGTGACCCCCAGCCCCGATAGTCCTGACCGGCCAGGGCTGGGGGCCGATGTGCCCCTGGAGGTCAAGCCTCGGCTAAGGAGGAAACACAGGCATTCTGCCACGTCTCCGGGCCACAGCCTCAGTCTGAACTTTGGCGCTGCCCCCAAATCAGGGCCAGCGTCTGGTGGAGGGGAGGACAGCCGGCTGGGCCTCTCTGTCCACGGCCTACCCGGCCCTGGCCCAGGAGGCTGGGCTTTGCCCCTGGACTCCCCTGGGACACCCTCCCCCGAGGGGCCCTGGTACTTGAACCCAGAGGGTGCTGGGGGCAGTGGGGCACCCCCGGCCCTCTTCCCAGCAGCCTCCTTCGGCCGGGCTGGCCTTCAGGGCAATGGCAGTGTGGACCTGAGACTGAGGGACAAACCCCGAGCAGAGTCCCGGGACGGCAGGCACAGCTGGCATGAAGACCCTGGGCCAGAGAAAGCTTTCAAGCGGAGAAGCTGCCAGATGGAGTTTGAGGAGGGCATGGTGGAGGGCCGGGCACGGGAGGACCTGGGGAACATCAGCAAGCAGGCCAGCTTCTCAGGAAGCATGGAGATAATCGAGGTGTCCTGA
- the DUSP8 gene encoding dual specificity protein phosphatase 8 isoform X2 has protein sequence MAGDRLPRKVMDAKKLASLLRRGAGGPLVIDSRSFVEYNSGHVLSSVNICCSKLVKRRLQQDKVSITELIQPASRLKVEAEERQDVVVYDQSTRDASVLAADSFLSILLSKLDSCFHSVSILTGGFATFSSCFPGLCEGKPAASLPMSLSQPCLPVASVALTRILPHLYLGSQKDVLNQDLMTRNGISYVLNASNSCPKPDFICESRFMRIPVNDSYCEKLLPWLDKSIEFIDKAKLSSCQVIVHCLAGISRSATIAIAYIMKTMGMSSDDAYRFVKDRRPSISPNFNFLGQLLEYERSLKLLNALKAEGEPAAPGPAEPPPPPAQPPQPPPSTSEPGGEGGSLAPSTKPLCASALQQGLRGLHLSSERIQDTNRLKRSFSLDIKSAYAPSRRPDVPGPPDPGEAPKFCKLDSPSGVTPSPDSPDRPGLGADVPLEVKPRLRRKHRHSATSPGHSLSLNFGAAPKSGPASGGGEDSRLGLSVHGLPGPGPGGWALPLDSPGTPSPEGPWYLNPEGAGGSGAPPALFPAASFGRAGLQGNGSVDLRLRDKPRAESRDGRHSWHEDPGPEKAFKRRSCQMEFEEGMVEGRAREDLGNISKQASFSGSMEIIEVS, from the exons ATGGCTGGGGACCGGCTTCCTCGGAAAGTCATGGATGCCAAGAAGCTGGCTAGCCTTCTGCGCAGGGGAGCCGGGGGGCCCCTGGTCATAGATAGCCGCTCCTTTGTGGAGTACAACAGCGGGCATGTGCTCAGCTCGGTCAACATCTGCTGCTCCAAGCTGGTAAAGAGAAGACTACAGCAAGATAAGGTGTCCATCACAGAGCTCATCCAGCCAGCGTCCAGGCTGAAG gtgGAAGCTGAGGAGAGGCAGGATGTGGTAGTGTATGACCAGAGCACTCGTGATGCCAGCGTCCTGGCCGCTGACAGCTTCCTCTCCATCCTGCTCAGTAAGCTGGACAGCTGCTTCCACAGCGTCTCCATCCTCACAG GAGGCTTTGCCACCTTCTCCTCTTGCTTCCCCGGCCTCTGCGAAGGGAAACCAGCTGCCAGCCTGCCCATGAGCCTCTCCCAGCCCTGCCTGCCTGTGGCCAGTGTGGCTCTGACTCGCATTCTCCCTCACCTTTACCTGGGCTCCCAGAAGGATGTCCTTAACCAG GACCTGATGACCCGCAATGGGATAAGCTATGTCCTGAATGCAAGTAACTCCTGCCCGAAACCAGACTTCATCTGCGAGAGCCGCTTCATGCGCATTCCTGTGAATGACAGTTACTGCGAAAAGCTGCTGCCTTGGCTGGACAAGTCCATTGAGTTCATAG ACAAGGCCAAGCTGTCCAGCTGCCAAGTGATTGTACACTGTCTGGCCGGCATCTCCCGCTCAGCCACCATTGCCATTGCATACATCATGAAGACCATGGGCATGTCCTCGGATGACGCCTACAG GTTTGTGAAGGACCGGCGCCCATCTATCTCCCCCAACTTCAACTTCCTGGGCCAGCTGCTGGAGTATGAGCGCAGCCTGAAACTGCTGAATGCCCTAAAGGCCGAGGGGGAGCCTGCAGCCCCGGGGCCGGCTGAGCCCCCACCTCCTCCAGCCCAACCTCCTCAGCCACCACCATCTACCTCAGAGCCCGGAGGGGAGGGCGGCTCCCTGGCACCCTCCACCAAGCCACTGTGTGCCAGCGCTCTCCAGCAGGGCCTCCGTGGGCTCCACCTGTCCTCTGAGCGCATCCAGGACACCAACCGCCTCAAGCGCTCCTTCTCCCTGGACATAAAGTCAGCTTATGCCCCCAGCAGGCGACCTGATGTCCCAGGGCCCCCCGATCCTGGGGAGGCTCCCAAATTCTGCAAGCTAGACAGCCCCTCCGGAGTGACCCCCAGCCCCGATAGTCCTGACCGGCCAGGGCTGGGGGCCGATGTGCCCCTGGAGGTCAAGCCTCGGCTAAGGAGGAAACACAGGCATTCTGCCACGTCTCCGGGCCACAGCCTCAGTCTGAACTTTGGCGCTGCCCCCAAATCAGGGCCAGCGTCTGGTGGAGGGGAGGACAGCCGGCTGGGCCTCTCTGTCCACGGCCTACCCGGCCCTGGCCCAGGAGGCTGGGCTTTGCCCCTGGACTCCCCTGGGACACCCTCCCCCGAGGGGCCCTGGTACTTGAACCCAGAGGGTGCTGGGGGCAGTGGGGCACCCCCGGCCCTCTTCCCAGCAGCCTCCTTCGGCCGGGCTGGCCTTCAGGGCAATGGCAGTGTGGACCTGAGACTGAGGGACAAACCCCGAGCAGAGTCCCGGGACGGCAGGCACAGCTGGCATGAAGACCCTGGGCCAGAGAAAGCTTTCAAGCGGAGAAGCTGCCAGATGGAGTTTGAGGAGGGCATGGTGGAGGGCCGGGCACGGGAGGACCTGGGGAACATCAGCAAGCAGGCCAGCTTCTCAGGAAGCATGGAGATAATCGAGGTGTCCTGA